In Osmerus mordax isolate fOsmMor3 chromosome 16, fOsmMor3.pri, whole genome shotgun sequence, the genomic stretch CATCGCATTGGGGAATTGTTGGAGTGATTAGTGATTGAGAATATGTTGAAAGTCCTGTGTTGGTGATCCAGGTGGCCATCTATGGGAAGAACTTCTGCACATCAGCCAAAGATGCCTTCTGTCTGCTGATGAGGAACGTGGTGAGGTGAGGCCTCCTGAAGCCTGGGTCTGGATTAGTGATCTCCCCCGGGTTGGGTGGCACCTCCCCGGGCtgacacctctctctgtctccctgcagggTAGCGGTGCTGGACAGGGTGACAGACTTCCTCCTGTTCCTAGGGAAGGTGCTGATATCAGGAGGAGTGGGTGAGTTGGgcaactatcacacacacactattactcacacatacaccataacacacacagagatcataacacaaacacacacttgattAGATACAATACCTTACTATGCAGCCCCCACTTGCAGTTGTGTTAGGGCAGGATTGTCTAACCAActgtgtgttatggtgtgtgtgttatggtgtatgtgtgtgtgtgtcgcaggtGTCATCGCCTTCTTGTTCTTCACAAAGAAGATCCCGATTGTTCAAGAGGAAGTTCCCAGTTTGAACTTCTACTGGGTTCCTCTGCTGGTGAGATACATCTACACAAAAAATGAAAATACGTATATAAAGCTGACCAATAAAGCGTTTAGTTAGTATCTAGTCACCATAGTGATTCTGTTCAAATCAAATTCTGTTCCTGTCGTCTGATTGGTAGACGGTGGTGTTTGGGTCTTACCTGATCGCTCACGGATTTTTCAGCGTCTACGCCATGTGTGTGGACACACTCTTCCTGTGTTTCTGTAaggagacatcacacacacacgcacacacacttcacacacacacaccgcacacacactcactgcacacaccgcacaccgcacacacgcacgcacacacacacgcacacacacacaccgcgcacacacacacacagacgccaaacaaatacacaaataacCTTACACGTCAatgcacacactgtctgttagCTGTCTGCTAACACTAACTCTGGTCTTCTGTGATTGGACAGGTTTTGCACGATCACCTGACTCTTATTCAATTCCTCACTCAGTGCAAGCATGGTCACCTTTCATTTCTGACCTTCTCTGACACCTCTGATCCTTCCTgtttccacttcctgtttctactactactactgctcTTCTGTATGCTCTCACTACTTCCGGTCTATACTTCCTGTCCTTCTTCcgtccacttcctgtcttctctctccatttcctctatcgcctccctccctccctccaggtgagGACTTGGAGAGGAACGACGGCACCCCAGAGAGGCCTTTCCTCATGTCAGCTGGCCTGCACAGGATTCTGGGAAAGACAGACCACAGTCCCAGGAAGTCCAGGGAATAGCCCCGCCTCTTCTGACCCCTGCACGGCTGCTCCGATTGGCTGAGAGACTCGATGATGCAGCATGCATCTGCTCACTAGTAGCTTTGCTCTACAGACACCTCTAACACACTTCAACATTGACCTGAGCAACAGCACATTTTACCACAATCACTGGCACACTTTCTACTGACTAACAACAGCAAacatacctctgtgtgtgtgtgtgtgtgtggtggttacATGATGGTGTCTACCGTGTAGGtcagacctcttgatctgcagtcagatgtATGTGGCACGTAATAAGGGCTCTGATAATCTGATGTCTGTATTATGCATCTAAATCAAGTTTTACACTCGCTGGAACAAGACTTGTGACGCTCTCCCAAgatagcacgcacacacacacacacacacacacacacacagtagcctcacacacacaccatgtaaacCGTAAGCAAGAGCTCAGGACAGATCACatgtaaacaaaaacaatgtaaacaaaaacaaaacaaagaatgaCTGCACCATCAACTGTACACACGTGTCTTCCATAGACAAGTCAGAGGatagtggggggagagaggaggggagggaggaggggggaggggagagaggagggggggaggggggagaggagacaggaggggagagatgagtggaggagaggaggggagagaggaggtggagagagaggagggggggagaggcgaagggagaggagggggggagaggcgaagaaagaggagggagaggggggggaggcagatgcAGGGAGGCGGGGGTAAAGGCAaagcgaggggagggagaggcgggggcACCAACTTCCAAGGgcgcttttctttttttttaaccaacaACCACCCAGGGCTAATCGCTAGAGCTATCTGAGCTGAAAGTTCTGTGAGAAACCACTGGTTCAATTTGACATAGGGTTCTAGAAAAGGCGGGATTGTAGGTCTTAGTTCTCCGTTTTAACTACTTCCTGTGGGCAACTACTTCCTGTAGGGATGTACTTCCTGTGAGAAATGATGAGGTCATAGCTGTTACAGGGCTTCCTAGCAGTACGGAACAAATCAAAACTGAAGTGCTATGTTTTTCTATGTTATTTACACACTCTTTTCTACCTTCTGAGTTTTATTTGATGCATTTTTAACTTGTTAAAAGTTAAgaacttgttttttttaagagaaAATGAGACTGtgaattccttttttttctaAATAAAACCTATTTGAATAGTCGTTTTGTTTCTATTGAATGTATATTATTTACATATCCTTTCTCCTGAACCTGGCATCTATACTCAGTCTTTCATTTTTGACATGATTAAAGGACGAATGACCAAATATCATTGAGAATTTTAAATTAAAGTTTACAGACTGATGTTCTTCTCTCTGCCCTGTGTCGCCCTCTAGTGTTGGACCATGAGTACAACAACGGCTCATTGGCCAGGCCGTATCACATGACCAGCAGCCTAAAGAGAGTCCTACACACaaccaggaagaagaagaggaggaagaggaggagggcataagaggggaggaagaggaggagggcatgagaggggaggaagaggaggagggcatgagaggggaggaagaggaggagggcatgagaggggaggaagaggaggagggcatgagaggggaggaagaggaggagggcatgagaggaggaagaggaggagggcatgagaggagaggaagaggaggagggcatgagaggggaggaagacgaCAAGTGTGAGGTTGAGAAAGAGTAAACTGAATGGAGGATAAAACGTTTTAAGAGGGCTGCATCTGAACGAACCAATGAAACATTTTTGGTTGAAGTCTAGAGGACAGGGGAGTGTTCCAGCACCAGGGGATCTCTGAAGCGTTGCTGGTGACAGATCTCATGAGGAAGTAGAGGGGTTCAAGAGGAGGCGGTCTTTTATGGTTTTTATTTACCATTGATCATCACAGCCCAGTGAGACACCAACCCAAACCCACATTACTAGAAACTCCTCCATTAACCTTTAGttaatttatttaaaacaaagtGCTTAGTCACATATACATCCAATAAATTAAATGCCATAAATTTCATaaccaaatatatatattatatattaacaAAAATACTTCTACAGAGTTAAGCTGTTTTTTGTTTCGTTTCTTGAACGTGATTTCTCCTTTGTGCTTTAACTTCGGGGAAAATATTTGGATTTTAGTTCCACATCCTTGGTGATGTGCTAATCCATTTTGCCTACCAATCTTAACACCCGGTCCTGTTGTGGGCGGGTCATGCATGGCTGATTGGCAGCTGTGTCATCGAATGGGACAGAAGAGGCTGGAACACCAAGGGGGTTGACCCTTGAACTGTAAAGGTGGTCAAAACAGTTGACTTCATTAAAaactcaaacaacaacaaatctaTAATTAAATAAAAGCTTCATATTACACATTTATTCAAATTGATCATTGtggttggatgtgtgtggatgtgttttggagaaggaagtgtgtgtgtgtgtgtgtgttcgcgctCACCGTCCATGTAGGTGTGCAGTGTTGCGAGCAGCGGAGGGTCCGTCGGTATGAAGGCGGTGTACTGCAGGTCCTCCACCAGGGGCAGCGTGGTCATGGATGACAGAGTGGTCATGGGGGGCTCCAGGTTGGGACTAACGTGCTTCTTGTGTCTCGCTCGACAGTTCTGGAACCAcacctggggaggggagagagaggaagagagatcagGTTCTGTATCAGGTGAAAAGATAAACAGTTGTTGGGAAACCACAAAAATACTCCTAGAAGTGTGCACCTTCAGTCCTTAACCatctgccatgtgtgtgtgtggtgtgtgtgtgtctgtgtgtttggtgtgtgtggtgtgtgtggtgtgtggtgtgtgtgtgtgtgtgtgtgtgtgtgtgtgggcagggtgtgtgtgtgtgtgggcagggtgtgtgtgcgtgtgggcagggtgtgtgtgcgtgtgggcagggtgtgtgtgcgtgtgggcagggtgtgtgtgcgtgtgggcagggtgtgtgtgcgtgtgggcagggtgtgtgtgcgtgtgggcagggtgtgtgtgcgtgtgggcagggtgtgtgtgcgtgtgggcagggtgtgtgtgtgtgggcagggtgtgtgtgcgtgtgggcagggtgtgtgtgtgtgggcagggtgtgtgtgcgtgtgggcagggtgtgtgtgtgtgggcagggtgtgtgtgcgtgtgggcagggtgtgtgtgcgtgtgggcagggtgtgtgtgcgtgtgggcagggtgtgtgtgtgtgtgggcagggtgtgtgtgtgtgtgggcagggtgtgtgtgcgtgtgggcagggtgtgtgtgtgtgtgggcagggtgtgtgtgtgtgtgggcagggtgtgtgtgtgtgtgggcagggtgtgtgtgtgtgtgggcagggtgtgtgtgcgtgtgtgggcagggtgtgtgtgtgtgtgtgggcagggtgtgtgtgtgtgtgggcagggtgtgtgtgtgtgtgggcagggtgtgtgtgtgtgggcagggtgtgtgtgcgtgtgggcagggtgtgtgtgcgtgtgggcagggtgtgtgtgtgtgtgggcagggtgtgtgtgtgtgtgtgtgggcagggtgtgtgtgggcagggtgtgtgtgggcagggtgtgtgtgtgtgtgggcagggtgtgtgtgtgtgtgggcagggtgtgtgtgtgtgtgggcagggtgtgtgtgtgggcagggtgtgtgtgtgtgtgggcagggtgtgtgtgtgtgtgggcagggtgtcTCTGACCTGGATGACTCTCCTGCTCAGGCCAGTCCTCTCTGCCAGCTTCTGGAGGGTCTGGGCATCTGGGTTGTTCTCCTGAGCAAACTGAGCCTGCATCACCTGCACACAGGAACAgcctttatacacacacaccatcaccacccacccatccaacccacacacacacacacacacacacacggttgacAGGAtgcgtcagacacacacacacctgtagttGGTCAGCAGTGAAGCTGGTGCGAGCCCTCTTGGCTGGTTTGGGGTGGGACAACTCCAgatctccatcctccccctctcctgtcacacacacacacacacacacacacatcagaaccCTGGTGCAGGACTCAGTGCTAAGAACAGGACCAAGCAGAGCCATGAATGACTCCACACATTTAAAAAGGTAATTTGATGCCCCTTCCTCACCATCATCATTCTTCACCATTTAGAATAGTGACAGCTAGCATAACACTGTGGTAGAATTATTGAAAAATTCCTCCCCTTTCATTATTTGGTGGTCGCCCAATTGCCCTAATCGGCCCCTGGGTCCTACCTACACATCCCCTCTCCCGTACCGTTGTCCAGCGAGCGCTTGAGACTCTCCACCATGCAGTCGTAGTGCACGCGGCACAGCAGCCGCTCCTCCAGCAGGCCGAACTCCTCCCCGGTGGAGAGCTGCCGCTTGCACGTGGAGCAGGCGAAGCAGGCCAGGTGGTACGTGTTGCCCTTGGCCCGACGCACCCAGTCGTTGGAGTGGATGTTCCGGCCGCAGCGCGCACACCGAGTCCCGTACCTCCTGAGGAGGcgaggcggggggagagagaaagagaccgtGTGAGAGAACCACTGACTGAGTCAATTAGGAGATTAGAGGTCGGGAAATTAACTTTCTTCAACTGTCATTTTCTTGTGAATTTTTTCTCCCACACAGACTCTTCCAAATGCAGTCAGCTTATATTCAGGTGTTAGTTTTGCCAAACAAAGACATACACTTGATCATTAACCTAGTCCTTGATGTACCATCATTATTTGTGTATGTAGCCTGTAGCCTAACGGGATAGGCTTGGCTAATTAACACCGTTCGCCTTTGGCGTGAAAAATGCCAGGCAGACAGTTCACATTGAGGAACCCAAAGAATAACATTAATAAGGAAAACTGAGCTGAACATGTTTAGAGAAATAGTGTTTACCTGAAATAGTCCACTTTGCAGAAAACATGTTTGTCTTTAATGTAGCAACTGACATGTCTCCCGAGAGGCGTTTGGCACACGCTGCACGAGAGGCATCTCACGTGCCAGCACAAGTTGTTAACCTGCGAGGCACACAGACGAAGCCGTTATTATCAAACACCGTCACAGGTTTCAGAAAGTTTCTTTAAAAAGTTAAGCTAAGAAGGACACACGACTCCTTGTTACTCATCCAGTAAGCACTTTAGTCAAGAACATGTAGGCTAGTCTTTTCTTAGGCTCAAAGAAAGACGTCAGTAACGACATTACAAACAAACGTGATAACGCCCCAAGAAATGTTTTGACTGCTATAGCCTACAGGCTTTTAGTCATCCATAGCCCGTGAGCGTAGGCTACAACAACCTCTAAACATTACGGCCCTTGACTGACTCACAATACCTCAACACACGTCGGTTGCCTTGTTTTACAGCAGTGGCTACGTACCTTGAGCAGGTATTTATCCACAATGTCCAGACCGCAGCTGGTGCACAGCGTCTTCCCAGTGAGAGAGGGTGCAGACATGGTTTGAAGCGTCGATGCCGACGAGAGGGAAGAACAGGCCGTCGAAAAGGAATCATCATCTGACGAGCTCTAGTTGGAGAAAATGAAATTTTTTGAATATTCGAAAAA encodes the following:
- the lhx8a gene encoding LIM/homeobox protein Lhx8a isoform X2, which encodes MFWKTDQMLGVSELDGGDLGNGFNSIIANSTSSSDDDSFSTACSSLSSASTLQTMSAPSLTGKTLCTSCGLDIVDKYLLKVNNLCWHVRCLSCSVCQTPLGRHVSCYIKDKHVFCKVDYFRRYGTRCARCGRNIHSNDWVRRAKGNTYHLACFACSTCKRQLSTGEEFGLLEERLLCRVHYDCMVESLKRSLDNGEGEDGDLELSHPKPAKRARTSFTADQLQAQFAQENNPDAQTLQKLAERTGLSRRVIQVWFQNCRARHKKHVSPNLEPPMTTLSSMTTLPLVEDLQYTAFIPTDPPLLATLHTYMDVQGSTPLVFQPLLSHSMTQLPISHA
- the lhx8a gene encoding LIM/homeobox protein Lhx8a isoform X1; amino-acid sequence: MFWKTDQMLGVSELDGGDLGNGFNSIIANSTSSSDDDSFSTACSSLSSASTLQTMSAPSLTGKTLCTSCGLDIVDKYLLKVNNLCWHVRCLSCSVCQTPLGRHVSCYIKDKHVFCKVDYFRRYGTRCARCGRNIHSNDWVRRAKGNTYHLACFACSTCKRQLSTGEEFGLLEERLLCRVHYDCMVESLKRSLDNGEGEDGDLELSHPKPAKRARTSFTADQLQVMQAQFAQENNPDAQTLQKLAERTGLSRRVIQVWFQNCRARHKKHVSPNLEPPMTTLSSMTTLPLVEDLQYTAFIPTDPPLLATLHTYMDVQGSTPLVFQPLLSHSMTQLPISHA
- the lhx8a gene encoding LIM/homeobox protein Lhx8a isoform X3, with the translated sequence MTMMSEELDVVKILCSPLRHEYILTESSSDDDSFSTACSSLSSASTLQTMSAPSLTGKTLCTSCGLDIVDKYLLKVNNLCWHVRCLSCSVCQTPLGRHVSCYIKDKHVFCKVDYFRRYGTRCARCGRNIHSNDWVRRAKGNTYHLACFACSTCKRQLSTGEEFGLLEERLLCRVHYDCMVESLKRSLDNGEGEDGDLELSHPKPAKRARTSFTADQLQVMQAQFAQENNPDAQTLQKLAERTGLSRRVIQVWFQNCRARHKKHVSPNLEPPMTTLSSMTTLPLVEDLQYTAFIPTDPPLLATLHTYMDVQGSTPLVFQPLLSHSMTQLPISHA